DNA from Oncorhynchus masou masou isolate Uvic2021 chromosome 5, UVic_Omas_1.1, whole genome shotgun sequence:
GGAAAAGACCTTAGGATCCTTAATATATTATTCTGCAGGTAATAACCATAACACCAATAGCTACTATTCCCAGCCTGATAAAAAGGATCTGACATTGCTATCTAAAAATGAACAGATATCACTGTAAAGAAAAGTATCCAACCAAGACCTGGATGGACTGAGGACCAAGAATCCAGGAACAAGACCCATTATGATAATATGCCTATGGGATTAGACATACAACGTACCTTATTTCTTATTCCATGTATCCAAACATTTAACTCATTTATTGTTTTGAGACTAcgttatttttttctctctcagagATGGTTTTCGTTGTTTTCATTTCAAAATTCATTCCGATTTAAGAGGATTACATTAGAGCAAATCTGGAGAATGTTGTTCGAAGTggtttctctttttctttccttTTCAATGCCAAGTGCATCACCAGAAGCACGCCTCCTCTTTGACCTCATTATTAAGCTATTGTTGTGCGAAGTCCCCTTGAACATACGCCAACGATGTCAATTCACACACCCACAGGTAGGGAGTAACTCCCATAAATTATCCCAAACAATAACCAACCATGCTCCCACCTCTCCCCCTTCTAAAATGCCCGCCCCCAGCCCAAGCCTTCTTCCTGCCCGAAGGCACAGCCGATGTAGAGAGATGAGGATGGGCCACCTGGTTGGATTCCATGAAGTGGACTGCATCCTCGAGGTTTAAGAACTCCACATAGGCCGTATCGTAGCTGTAACCTGGGGACAGCATTTGAAATACAGATGGATTTGCGTTAGTCAATTCCAGTAAGGACAGCAGTTCACGAAAGGAGATCACATTCAGCATTTTTGTGGTGATGGTGTAGCATTTCGATGAATACATTGGGGGAAATTGAACATTGTCCTAATTCTTCATTTTTTTGACATGTATGCCAATCTCTCCATACCTTTGCAGCACAAAATGCATTCTAGTCATTTATCTTTAATATTTGAGTTGGCAATGTTGTACTTCATTAAAAGCCAGTACCAACATCTTTTCCAGATTCAACTATGGATTGAATGTTGTCTGTAAACATACTCCCAAGTACACCAACTACAGCTTACTTCAAATTTCCCTCTTAAGGTAAATTCCTGCAAGCATAGCATAACCTAAGTGCTACTAAGGCATATGTGTACTGTGTATGATTTAAGTGCTACTAAGGCACAGGCCTACTTTGTATGAAAGAAAGTATGGATTGTCTTGCTGCATTTTAAACCTGCCATAATAGTTTATGTCACTCAGAAACTTGGTATTGTAGCTTCTCAGGGATCCAAAATGTAACGTAGATGGCTGATGCAGTCCTACAATCAAATCATTGAGAAAACTTTAGTCTAAGCTGAATGACGAGAAAAGCAACACCAAGAACCTGAAGTACTTACATAGTCTAATATAAACTTGCTGCCTATATTCTATCGTAATCAGATAGTTTTTTGTTTCAATAAAATAGAAAATGGTGTATAAGGAAAAGGTGTGAACAACATAAGAGATTGCGTGTCATAAGAACTTTAGTGACTGATAATCACTGTCAAAGACTGCTGCGATAAGGATGTTTGGACAGTCTTCCTACATTGTCAGGAATGAAAAACACTAATGGCTACATACTTAGAAAACTTGGCTGTTGAACTGATGAGCGATTGCATCAAGACCGAGAACATCGGAGGCAACAAAGACACTTTGAAAAGAATATGAGCGTATGATTCGAATAGCGAAACAGCGAAACAATTCGTAGGAGATTCGAGATATCGTTCGAGTTGAGCATGTCCACACGGGGACTTTTGTCTCACCTGGCACAACATTCTTGATTTTCATGCCCTGCATTGGGACACCATCGCGGACTGCAAAGGCACCAAGGATCTAAACGATAATTAAATATTGTTAGGCTctaaccttaacacacacacacacctataggcATATAACTAAACTTCTATCACCTAACTGCATGATTTTGTGCAATCAGAAAAGTATCAAGTCAAACGCTAAATGTCTGTGTTTTGATTCCTACCTGCTCCATTGTGGCTGTCTTAGGAATTCCAGTGATGCAAATTGTATGAGTAACCTTGTACTTCACAGATGCACTCCGGTAATCCTGATCCTTTAGTTGACAGTTCAAATTAAATAACAGGTTAATAAAGCAATTGAAATTCATATAAATGACAAAATGGACCACCAACAGATGTACAATAACATTTGTATGGAATttgtatttaaataaataaaaaacatttacattttcaaTGAGTTTAGTCTAAATATTTGCTTTACTAACCTGGGAACCAGAGTCACTGAATTTTGGAGCCGGGACTGCTTTGGATTCTTTTAGAACTTTGTCAGGTCCTGGCAGCTCCTCATGTTTGTAGTCAAAGACTATCCCTGGACCTGTTCTGTAATCAATGTCCCTGTAGTCCTGGTCTTTGCCTTGGAAGTCTGGCCCTGGAACCAGCTTAACCCTCTCTGGGCCTTGTTCAAGCAATGCATCCTTCGGCCCTTTGAAACGAGTTTTATCGTTTGGCCCATGGCCCAGTGGAGTTGGTGGAGTCTTCTCTAGGATGTATGGCGGTCTGTCCTTCTCCAAGAGGTACGGGGGTCTGTCAACTCGATTTGGTGCATTTTGATTCTGCTTGGGATCCCCATGTTCGGGCCAGCGCTTGCCGTCATTCTCTCTGTTCGGCATGTTTGGCAGGAGCCCAGGACCCATGGGTGGAAAGGCAGGGTCCTGAAGACTTCTACGGCCAAAAGGTGGCAGATCCATGCCAGGGATATCTGTGGGTGGCTTTTTATCCCAGTTCTGGGAACGTGGAGCTTCTCTGTTGGGGTGAGGGAAGTCAAAAGGAGGCCCATCTTTTTTCCCAGGGAATTCTGTAGATGGCATGTTCCTTTCTTTAAAGTTTGCCGGCTCTCCAAGAAGACTGCCTTCTCTGGACACTGGAGGGAATTGCTGTCCCGGCATCTCTTTGGAGAAAGGAGGAAGACCTCTGGTCATGGGGGATGGATGAGAGTCCTTCTCCTTCTTACGGTTCTTCCACTCCTCTGCAAGCGACACCTCTTCCATTTCTGGGAATTCTCTGTCTCTAAGGGTGCCTTCTGGATCTGTACCCACAAACTTGGGTCTGTTTGGGCCACCAAGATCAGGAGGGCCGCCAGGCCTTCCCCTGACATCCATTAGAGCCCCATCATTGTCTGCAAATCTTACGGGAGATCTATCCCTACCTCTGAATTCAGCTGGAGGTCCAACGCGGTTTCTGAAGTCCGTATCAGACTCAAATCTTTTCCTTGGATTCAATGGAGGAGCACCCCTCCTGTCAAAGTCTATCATTCCCCTGTCTCGATCTCGGTCTTGTGGAGGCATGTCCATATTAAACCCATCAATGTCATCCATGCCCATCGGGGGCCTGTCTATGGGTGGCCTGTCCCTATCACGCATGTCTCTGAACCCCTCATTTCTACCCATAGGCTCCATGGGAAATCCTCCTCGCCTTCCATCCATGTCTGAATTGTTGAAGCCTGGCATATCCTTGCGGAACATATCCCTGTTTCTCATGTCAATAAATCTGTCATTTGGCTCTCGTAGATCTCGTGGAGGCATGCCTCTCCCTCCCATGCCTCTCCCCCTCACATCTCTCccccccattcctctccctcccatGCCTGGCCCAGGCCCCATGAAACCACCACCAGCAGCTGCATTAAGCAGCTTGTCCCTGATTGACATTTCATACTGCCTTCTGAGGCTGAAGTCTGGCTCTTCTCCAGGTCTCCCCAGAAAATCCCTAGGTGGTTCTCCTCTCCCTCGTATGTCATGTGGTTCCATATCACGGTCCCTCATATCAGGTGGACAGTCCATCCTCCTCATGTCCATAGGAGGCCCCCGATCCTGTGGTCCCCTGGGACCCCTGTTCATTCCGTCTCTACCCCTGAAATCAGACATAGGGCCATCTCGGCCCCCAAACATTTCTCCACGATTGTCCCCACTGGAACAAAAAGTCAGAATTCATACTTTGGGCTCTAAACATCTACAAACATTTTTAAATTAAGTAGCTCTCAAATCAAGTAACCACCATAAGAATGTGAAATCATGAACTTTCTCTTGTAAGATAATTTTACaagattttttgtttttttgcatacAGCCATTGCCACCATCTGCTTACCGAAAGGGTGGGCCCCCTTGTGGTCCTCTCCTGGGTCCGTCCCACATCATTTTCAAATAACCAGCTTATCTGACAGAGCAAAAATATGTAATGTCAAATCCCAGACAGTAGTTTAACTCCGATGCATTTTTTCCTTCACAGTATAAATACCCCTTCTGTAGGGAGATCGATAAGCATACAATTTAAGCAAACAAAAACAGTGTAGCTACTATAAAGCGAGATGGTATTGATACCATAGTCTGCATCAACCACCATCTTTATTTAGTCTCGTATGTTGTGCCAATGAAGAGTCGTTAGCAAGCTAGATATGTGACATGGGTATTAAGATATACTTGTgctactaacgttagctagctaaattgagTAAGATAGTAGCTAGCTCCATTCAGTCAATATTTACCACACCATTTGTTGATCAGTtgaaactagctaacgttagctagccagacAGTAAGCTATCAAGTATGTTGATGAAAAACAAGCAAGGTAGATGGCGTGCATTGCCAGTTAATGACGACGTTTCATCTAGCGAACTAACGTTATCCGTGCTGGCAACcatgtttagctagctacagtaacgCCAACGTTAAACTGCCTCCATCGGCTTTGTATTCCAAGCCACGAGCGAGCTCATATACCTGCAGGTACCCATCTGTTTTCAAAGAATACGCGatataatgtttttattttacgCCAGCTGTTGATATGAGCGTTACATACTCATATTTCATTAATTTCTACGTATTTTTCATAGGGGAGACTCACCTTGATATTTCTTCTGAGAAACAATCGGAGAAAAAATGGAGACCGGAAATTTTAAGGAACAGATATTTCCGGGGAGGATACATTTTAAGTGGGAATTGTAGTCCTCTGACAGCGTGGGAACTACAGTATCCACTGATGGCAGCAAGTATACTAAGAAACGCCGTTTGACGCGTCAAATaacgggcaggcataagctatggacaacgaacacaattgcatttttatcgatggcattttgaatgcacagaaatactgtgacgagatcctgagcaCCATTGTTTTGCCATtctgtacataattcctggaaGTTGAACATGTCACAGTTcgtccatggcctgcatactcacaagACATTTCACAGGACAGCAaggttccagttcccaccaatatcaggctcctgagtggtgcagcggtgtAAGGCATTGCATCagagtgcaagaggcgtcactacagaccctggtttgatcctgggctgtatcacaaccagctgtgaccGGCACTCCCATAGGGCGCCGCACAATTGCCCCAGCGTcatttggctggggtaggccatcattgaaaatagggtttggctggggtaggccatcattgtaaataagaatttgttcttaactgacttgcctggttaaataaaaaaatatccagcaacttcataCAGTCATTGAAGGAgtagacaacattccacaggccacaataaacagcctgatcaactctatgtgatgGAGAGGtttcgcgctgcatgaggcaaatggtggtcacaccagctactgactagttttctgatccacgcccctacctttttcttaaggtatctgtgaccaacagatgcatatctgtattcccagtcatgtgacatccatacattagggcctaatgaatttattttaattgactgaatTCTTTATATgacctgtaactcagtaaaatctttgaaattgttgcatgttgagtgtatatatttgttcagtataataaatAAATCCACACATAAAAAAAGCTAAAATACTCACTCAAATGAATGTATTTTCTCGACATATCTGTATGTTTTTAATTATGTATGTTTTATTTAAttattcaaactttcattaattTTAttcatttatatatttattattttatttctttatcCCATATGGAAATGAGGGCGTGTCAAACGTCCATGGCTGGTATCTAAACACACCATTGGTTGATCAATATCACGCCTTGACCTCATGACACCAAAGGGATTCTGAAGTTTAATACATCCACAGAGCAATTTCAGCTAATTTTAATTTATGGGTAAATTAATTCATCATTGACTTCTGTTGATTTCCAACAAATAATCGAATCAtgccattttgttgatccctgcctacagacagaaactaaaacaagaagctcccgcgctgaggtctgttcaacgctggtccgaccaatctgattccacactccaagactgcttccatcacgtggactgggatatgtttcgtattgcatcaaacaacaacattgacgaatacgctgattcggtgagcgagttcattagaacgtgcgttgaagatgtcgttcccatagcaacgattaaaacattccaaaaccagaaaccgtggattgatggtagCATTCCCGttaaactgaaagcgcgaaccactgcttttaatcagggcaaggtgaccggaaacatgaccgaatacaaacagtgtagctattccctccgcaaggcagtcaaacaagctaagcgtcagtatagaaacaaagtagaatctcaattcaacggctcagacacaagaggtatgtggcagggtctacagtcaataacggattacaaaaagaaaaccagccccgtcacggaccaggatgtcttgctcccaggcagactaaataacatttttgcacgctttgaggacaatacagtgccacggacacggcccgcaaccatttaaacgtgtcaaccctcgcaaggctgcaggcccagacggcatccccagccgcgccctcagagcatgtgcagaccagctggctggtgtgtttacggacataataattcaatccctataccagtctgctgttctcacatgcttcaagggggccaccattgttcctgttcccaagaaagctaaggtaactgagctaaacgactaccgccccgtagcactcacttccgtcatcatgaagtgctttgagagactagtcaaggaccatatcacctccaccctacctgacaccctagatccactccaatttgcttaccgcccaaataggtccacagacgatgcaatctcaaccacactgcacactgccctaacccatctggtcaagaggaatacctatgtgagaatgctgttcatcgactacagctcggcattcaacactatagtgccctccaagatcgtcatcaagctcaagaccctgggtctcgaccccgccctgtgaaactcggtactggacttcctgacgggccgccccccaggtggtgagggtagacaacaacatctccaccccgctgatcctcaacactggggccccacaagggtgcgttctgagccctctcctgtactccctgttcacccacaactgcgtggccacacacgcctccaactcaatcatcaagtttgcgtacgacacaacagtggtaggcttgattaccaacaacgacgagacggcctacagggaggaggtgagggccctcggagtgtggtgtcaggaaaatcacctcacactcaacgtcaacaaaactaaggagatgattgtggacttcaggaaacagcagagggaacacccccctatccacatcgatggaacagtagtggagagggtagaacgttttaagttcctcggcgtacacatcacagacaaactgaattggtccacccacacagacagcatcgtgaagaaggcgcagcagagcctcttcaacctcaggaggctgaagaaattcggcttgtcaccaaaagcactcacaaacttctacagatgcacaatcgagagcatcctgtcaggctgtatcaccgcctggtacggcaactgctccacccacaatcGTAAGGCTCtcctgcacaatgcatcaccgggggcaaactacctaccctccaggacacctacaccacccgatgtcacaggaaggcaataaagatcatcaaggacaacaaccacccgagccactgcctttaACTCCATAAAATCAAGAAATGATTAACTTTTCTTGGATATATTCGCTCGCAAAGGTGTTCGAACGACGCAAGCTCTCGAGCGAGAACAGCGCAGGTAAAGTTAGTTGGCGCCATTTGACATTAGTTGCTGTTCCTTTCATACTAATCGGATGCTTGCAAACAAGGATGGAATTTAAGGGTTTTGGGTACTTGCCAGTTTGGTTTTTGGAGACAGAAATTTCTACGAGGCCGGTAACATTCGGGTTGAAAATCTGTGCCATGGGATGTATGAAAAGATACAATTTCATAGTAGCCTTAGGCTAACAGGCTAGATTTCCATCCCCGCTCGCAAGTTTCTGTAACAATCTAGATAGCAAGCCAACCAAAACTATTTTACCCTGTGGAGAAAGGGGCACTTGGATGAAGTGGAGCAGGAGGccagaaaaaaaatctaattctACGAGTAAatggaaacaacaacaaaaagactcATCGTTGTTACCAGCAACTTAGCAATTTGCAGCCAGGCTAACCCACCAGCCTTAGCATATCATGTTTTGTGAAAAACCTGTAACCTTAGATAGCTAATGTAACAACCAAACACCACAGATGAATATGATTATATTAACATATGGAAAACGGCTTAAATTGGTTAGGGactcgtaagcaagcatttcactgtaaggtctacaccagcTGTATTCGCCGCATGTGACTAATGCAATTTGATATATCTTATAACTTATGTTATATATTAACTTAGTTATGTCTCAAAATTAAGTATATCAAACATTAGTCAACTTTCTCAGTGCATCCAGTAAAGACAACCACATAACTCGCTTGCTAACTAGCTACATAGGCAAAAAAATTCACTTTTTTTGTGTGTAATTTCAGTATCCCCGATGCAGGATGTGGTGACAGGATTACTTTTCTGGAATGAAATGAGGATGATGCATTGGTATACACTGTGCATCAAAAATATTTCTTGTGAATCACCATTCATTTTATTATAGATTTCAATCAAGGAATACAGAGACAAAATATGAGGGACGTTACTCAAAATACAAGAAAATGTTGTCGCTAAATGAACACATACTAATAGCATACATTAACCTTGTGGCACACACTTGTAAATGTGTGAGGCTTGATAAAATCATTGCTTTGTTCTGTCACATACTTATGTGGTGGCTCCCATGATATGAATAAGTGAATTAAGAATATATTTTTCAGCTTTACAGGTATTCATGGGAAAATAGGAAACAACAATGTGTCAAGTGTATAATCTGTAAATTACAAATATGTTCTACTGTCCCTAGCTGGTCATGGCATATGGGAGAAAAAACTCATACTGATCAGTCACAATTAAAGTGATTCCAAAAAGTCAGTTTTATATAGCAATACCAATATTGCTCAATTCATAGATTTACATAATACTTTGGCAACCCTTCAGCTCAGCTAAAAGATGCTTAAAACATAGATACCACACAGTGTAACAGGCTTGACACTACCTTATACTAATTACATACAACATGAGCTACTATTTGCAAAATCTTAATAAAGGCCTGTACATTATTTTATTAGGACCATGAATCAACCAGACAGACGTTCTCACAGGTTTCTTTCGTCTTTTCATAAACGGGAGTATAAAGACAAAATATGCAGTTATTAGTTGCTTTGAGGATAATTTCTCACTAACATATTGACTAGGGTACAGTAGCAAACAGATTTAGAAATTGCCTCTCTAAGAGATGGAACCAAGGAGGCAGGACATTACAAACATGTACTGTAGCTGTCTAAGAACTGCACTAAAAGGTGTGATTCAGATTCAAACAGATACATTTATAGAATTGAGATTTCCATTAAATTAAAAGTAATTAATTGAAGAGAAAGTTTGAGACTGAGACATTTCCTAGACCTGATCAAAAGAATTAGTATTCCTCACATGCTTTGAACCATTTTCAAAAGGATGAGTATCCTTAAAACTGGAGGGGAAAATAGTGAGAGAAAACAATGCTTAAGATAGACAGACCATCTCAAACAAtcacagatataacagactgagtGAGATGTTGCTGCACTAATGCTGCAAGAAGGAGGGTGGGGCGGAGTGTTAttgacagggtgtgtgtggtggggttgTACTGGTGCTGCTCTGTCTAGCCATTCTGATCGTCCTGTGTTTGTGGGGGTGTTTGGAGGGGCACTGCGGCGTCCCCGTTACACCGTTGCAGGGGATCTGCCTCTGGCTCATCAGGAGTGATGATGGTGGGTGAATTCTGTGAGTCAAGGACCTGGAGGGTGACCGAGGCCTCTGTGCTGACAGGGGTGCCCTCAGGAGCATCAGCTGAGGGTACTGGAGTGTTGCTGGAGGTGACAGGGCATGTAGAGCCCCCTGGACCCGGGCTGGAGGCCCCTGAGTCCCTCTGTTCTGGAGCTCGAAGCCTCTTCATCATTGTTGTGACCCGTACAGCTTTCTGTGGAAGAGCAAGACCATAGAAAGATATTTTTAGAATGCTCTCATCTAAGTGAAGAATCTGTGCAGTGAATGAATAGAACTTCATATGCACAACCTTCATACATTATGCAGTGCAACCAAGTTACACAATGATTGTAAAAAGTACCAAAAAAAGGTTTGTTTGATAGAAAGGAAGAATACCTTCCACTTGGCTTTAGCAAAGTTCTTTTCAATTTGCCCACACACCCCATCCCTGATGTTCTTATTGGACGCTGCATTCCCAGAAATCCTGAAACAAGGGACAGGTAAACAGAAAAccaatcaaaacacacacacactgcgaaCTTAAGAAGAAAAAATTGTTATGTATTTTAATCTTGGATCGATCGATACCATTCATGGTTGATGGCCTCCTGTGCAGTTAGTCTTTGATCCTGCTCCACTTCCATCAGACTTGCCACCAGGCTTTTTGCTGtacaacaaataaaaaaatggaataaaattttatttgtcaagtGCTGAAAACAACAAGTGTTTAACTAGCAATGGAGTTGAGAaacatatttactaaataaactaaagttaaaaaataaaagagtaacaataacgaggctttacacagggggtaccggtaccgagtcactgtgtgggggtacaggttagtcgaggtatttGTACacatcttctctttctctcttctggtGCAACACTCCTAAAAACCTTCCCTTTCCCATCTACTGGTTCCTAAATGTAGTACTGCATTTTGATTTGATCCCGAATTATAGTGTTTTATACCTGAGTCAGAGATATCATCCCAGTACGGTGAGTCAAACTCATAGTCTCCTGACAGAATCTTGAGGAAAAGATTCTTGTCGTGATTATCATTGTCGTCATCTTCCATTTCGTCATAGAAAGGGGGGTTTCCAGACAGGCTGGTGAAAGAAAACAAGACATAGTTGATAGTCACCTGAGATGGACGATAACACGAGTACTGTATGGGCAAGACACTGTAAACTCTAGAGAACTGAGGTGATAGAGAACACTCACAGAATATACACAATGACCCCGATGGCCCAGCAGTCCACTGGCCTTCCATACCTCTGACGTCCCACCACCTCAGGAGCTGCAGTAAGACACACACAATTCAATATTCATGAATAGAACATTGGAATGCTCAGGAGGTAGCAACATAGTATATAGCTCTGAAGTTGTCCAAACACCATTACTGTCATGTCAAACCCATTTGCCCCCATACGTCTATGATCTGCCCCATTCCCTAACAACTCACCAAGGTACTCTGGGGTTCCACAGGGGTCTTTGATGAGTCCGTTCTCCAGCTTGGCCAGGTGGAAGTCACTGATTACTATTTTGGAGTGCTTCAGGCGATTGAAGTACACCAAGTTCTCCAGCTGTGTGAAACAAAACAAAGTGTATGTCTGAATAGATATTTTTGTTATGTAGAAAGAATGACAAAAATATACATAATCGGCAGGTTGGACAATTACTCAGGATGCCATATAATTAATGTTCTTTTAATGCAGAGGGAAAAGTAGctaccgtaatttccggactataagccgctacttttttcccacactttgaacctcgcggtttatacaatgacgcggctaatttatggattttccccgctttcacaagattcatgccgccagaaaactgagcaccgtcacataatgtgacgtaaatcgagcgcgctcaaacttcccatcattctgattacggtagttattttgtcaccctcatcatggcaaagacacagagaaatgcatatgatgcagctttcaagttgaaggcgatcgatctggctgttggaaaaggaaatagagctgctgcacgggagcttggccttaatgagtcgatgataagacgttggaaacagcagcgtgaggaactgactcagtgcaaaaagacaacaaaagctttcagagggaagaaaagcagatggcccaaagtatttgcagccactcgacatcagtgtaaattGTGCATTTAAGGTGGAGCTCCGTGTgcagtgggaggcttggatgacaagtggggagaaatccttcactaaaacgtGCCGCATGCGAAGAGCgacttatggtcaagtctgccagtacgtcctgacagcgtggagcagtcaaaaaatccactatcatcaacgggtttcgaaaggctggactgctgcgtgttgaagagggcagcatgagctcagcggggaatttgcctccggatgaaagtgacgagagcgacaatgaaaacgatccaacatcggatgaagcaattctgaggctattcaactccgacaccgaaggagatgacttcagtggttttagtgaacaggaggaggaagatagtgaccaatgactttcttggtaggctactgtttaatttttgttacaagccgtgtttcatTAAAgcatatttatttttgttacaagtcgtgtttcgtttaaaggcccattcatttttgttacaagtcgtgtttcgtttaaaggcccattaatttttgttacaagccgtgtttcgtttaaaggccTATTAATTTTTGTAACAAGCTGTGTTTCGTttaaaagcctatttattttgttacaagccgtgtttcgtttaaaggctgtataaagttcatttgtttcaatgtaccggtaggcacctgcggcttatagacatgttcggct
Protein-coding regions in this window:
- the LOC135540295 gene encoding caM kinase-like vesicle-associated protein, translated to MPFGCLTLGEKKDYNNPSEVTDKYDLGQIVKSEEFCEIFRAKDKNTLKMFTCKKFLKKDGRKVRKAAKNEILILKMVKHHNILQLVDVFETRKEYFLFLELATGREVFDWILDQGYYSERDTSNVVRQVLEAVAYLHSQRIVHRNLKLENLVYFNRLKHSKIVISDFHLAKLENGLIKDPCGTPEYLAPEVVGRQRYGRPVDCWAIGVIVYILLSGNPPFYDEMEDDDNDNHDKNLFLKILSGDYEFDSPYWDDISDSAKSLVASLMEVEQDQRLTAQEAINHEWISGNAASNKNIRDGVCGQIEKNFAKAKWKKAVRVTTMMKRLRAPEQRDSGASSPGPGGSTCPVTSSNTPVPSADAPEGTPVSTEASVTLQVLDSQNSPTIITPDEPEADPLQRCNGDAAVPLQTPPQTQDDQNG